A single Sulfurimonas aquatica DNA region contains:
- a CDS encoding efflux RND transporter periplasmic adaptor subunit: MRNLALYLAVLGLFLVGCSQEEKPQVKEAKTEMPPMPVKAYEVKLEDTTFSKTYSALLKPFKEVEVVARINGVLEKENFVEGSFVKKGTVLYEIQKNEFKAALDSAKATQQKAQANSEKVTKDFIRGEYLFKNKAISQQQYDALIYQNDDAKAQLQGAKATLDKAQIEYDYTTIKAPISGLIGISKSDEGTYISTPNSTLTTITALDPVYAEFSLPNSDVLKYRSQIKVGSEVSLMQAGTLYRGVVDFIAAKLDAKTDTLLVRATFKNKSQNLVIGSFTEIKLDGFSYKNVAIIPQYALIKTPEAVVVYVIGEEGALSMRPVEIALVKDGNAIVVEGLNAGEKIVVSNMAKLRPNSKVSIIGSN, encoded by the coding sequence ATGAGAAATTTAGCATTATATTTAGCAGTTTTAGGATTGTTTTTAGTAGGTTGTTCACAAGAAGAAAAACCACAAGTAAAAGAGGCAAAAACAGAGATGCCACCTATGCCGGTAAAGGCTTACGAAGTAAAGCTTGAAGATACTACTTTTTCAAAAACTTACTCAGCACTTCTCAAACCTTTCAAGGAGGTAGAAGTTGTTGCGAGGATTAATGGTGTTTTAGAAAAAGAGAATTTTGTAGAGGGTAGTTTTGTCAAAAAAGGCACTGTTTTGTATGAGATTCAAAAAAATGAATTTAAAGCAGCACTAGACTCAGCAAAAGCAACACAACAAAAAGCTCAAGCAAACTCTGAAAAAGTCACTAAAGACTTTATAAGAGGGGAGTACCTATTTAAAAACAAGGCGATAAGTCAGCAACAGTATGATGCCCTTATATATCAAAATGATGATGCAAAAGCACAGCTTCAAGGTGCAAAAGCGACACTTGATAAAGCACAGATAGAGTATGACTATACAACGATAAAAGCACCTATTAGCGGATTGATTGGCATTAGTAAGAGTGATGAGGGAACTTATATTTCAACACCTAACTCAACACTAACTACTATTACAGCACTTGACCCTGTATATGCTGAGTTTTCTCTTCCAAACAGTGATGTACTCAAGTATCGTTCACAGATTAAAGTAGGCAGTGAGGTCTCTTTAATGCAAGCTGGCACATTATATAGAGGAGTAGTTGACTTTATCGCTGCTAAGTTAGATGCTAAAACAGATACCCTTTTAGTGAGAGCCACATTTAAAAATAAAAGTCAGAATCTAGTGATAGGCTCTTTTACAGAGATAAAACTTGATGGTTTTAGCTATAAAAATGTAGCAATTATTCCACAGTACGCACTTATAAAAACACCTGAAGCGGTTGTTGTGTATGTTATAGGCGAAGAGGGTGCACTTAGTATGAGGCCAGTTGAAATCGCTCTTGTAAAAGATGGTAATGCAATCGTTGTAGAGGGACTAAACGCAGGTGAGAAAATAGTAGTAAGCAACATGGCAAAACTAAGACCAAACTCAAAAGTTAGCATTATAGGAAGTAACTAG
- a CDS encoding efflux RND transporter permease subunit, which translates to MFSAFFIKRPIFASVISIIILLAGGISIFSLPISEYPRVSPPQIVVTTMYPGASAQTISQTVAAPLEQEINGAKNMLYMNSVSSDSGMLSISVYFEIGTDPDSAKIDVNNRVQSALSKLPEQVSRQGVSVNERSPDMLQVVILNSPDDSRDITYISNYALMNVVDDLKRVKGVGDVQIFGAKDYAIRVWIDPLKLKKYSLSVTDLIDSIREQNEQYAAGKIAAEPVSNHEMFTYTIETPSRLSDPLEFANIIIRANEDGSALKLKDVATIELGSQSYDMKTKLNNSPAIPIGIFLQSEANAIETAKEVRKAMQDVSANFVSGLEYKIPYDITDFIQVSINEVIKTFIEALILVILIIFLFLQNWRATLIPILAVPVSIVGAFAGMYILGFSINLLTLFGLVLAIGIVVDDAIIVIENVERHIDEGMSPFDASMQAMKEVSGALVAIVLVLSAVFIPVAFLGGLSGEMYRQFAVTIVISLAISGFVALTLTPALCAVLLKPTHKKPNFFFRGFNRFFEWATNGYTKAVQLTIRYAFLSLLLFGGLIYITFDLFTGLRTGLVPAEDKGTIFVFSYNPPASSLSRTDELTKEIYNIVGSDTQNVKNVVQFAGRDFMTSSLRTHAAATIVKLTHWDQRTRPEQHAVRIAADLNKKLFATSDGFSFGVVPPPIRGMGIVGGFEFYVQDRTGGDISTLQKYANEIIKKSKERQELSGVRTTLNANIPKYEVSVDIEKAKSKGVAINEIYQTLNATFGSFYVNDFNLFGRTYTVSMQAKNEFRNEPSDLEKIYVRGKANEMFPLSSFVTLTQKVGADLIERFNLFNAAKISGQPSLGYSSGDALKAIEEVANEVLPTGYTISWTGSAYQEKQISSAGSMAFIFGIVFLYLILAAQYERWLMPVSVVMAVPFAIFGAVVATHLRGTQNDIYFQIGLLVLAGLAAKNAILIVEFAMQRQAQGVKLIDAALEAAKIRLRPILMTSLAFTLGVVPLVISSGAGAASRHSIGTGVMGGMIAATFLAIVFIPLFYILVSKLKGEKKE; encoded by the coding sequence ATGTTTTCTGCATTTTTTATAAAGAGGCCAATTTTTGCATCGGTTATCTCTATTATCATTCTGCTCGCAGGAGGAATTTCGATTTTTTCGCTTCCTATTTCTGAATATCCTAGGGTATCTCCACCACAGATTGTAGTCACTACAATGTATCCTGGTGCAAGTGCTCAAACTATATCTCAAACAGTAGCCGCACCACTTGAACAAGAGATAAACGGCGCAAAAAATATGCTCTATATGAATTCAGTCTCATCAGATAGTGGAATGCTCAGTATTAGTGTTTATTTTGAAATAGGAACTGATCCAGATAGTGCAAAAATTGATGTGAACAACAGAGTACAATCTGCTCTTTCAAAGTTACCAGAACAGGTAAGTCGCCAAGGTGTAAGCGTAAATGAGCGCTCACCTGATATGTTACAGGTTGTAATTTTAAACTCACCAGATGACAGTAGAGATATAACGTACATATCTAACTATGCACTTATGAATGTAGTGGATGATTTAAAAAGAGTAAAGGGTGTGGGTGATGTTCAGATTTTTGGTGCTAAAGATTATGCCATTCGTGTATGGATTGACCCTTTAAAACTTAAGAAGTACTCACTTAGCGTTACAGACCTTATAGATAGTATTCGAGAGCAAAATGAGCAGTATGCAGCGGGTAAAATAGCTGCTGAGCCAGTTTCTAATCATGAGATGTTTACCTACACTATAGAGACACCTTCGCGTTTGAGTGACCCTTTAGAATTTGCAAACATAATCATAAGAGCAAATGAAGATGGAAGTGCTCTTAAACTCAAAGATGTGGCGACTATAGAGTTAGGTTCACAAAGCTATGACATGAAAACTAAACTTAATAATTCTCCAGCGATTCCAATAGGTATATTTTTACAAAGTGAGGCAAATGCCATTGAAACGGCTAAGGAAGTTCGTAAAGCCATGCAAGATGTTAGTGCAAACTTCGTGAGTGGTCTTGAGTATAAAATACCTTATGATATTACGGATTTTATCCAAGTCTCTATAAATGAAGTTATTAAGACTTTCATCGAAGCGCTTATCTTAGTAATTCTGATTATATTTTTATTTTTACAAAACTGGAGGGCGACGCTTATTCCTATTTTAGCAGTTCCGGTTTCCATAGTCGGTGCATTCGCAGGGATGTATATTTTAGGGTTTAGTATTAACCTTCTCACTCTTTTTGGACTTGTTTTAGCCATTGGAATAGTGGTGGACGATGCTATTATAGTTATTGAAAATGTTGAGCGGCACATCGATGAGGGCATGAGCCCATTTGATGCTTCTATGCAAGCAATGAAAGAGGTTTCAGGGGCACTTGTCGCTATCGTACTTGTTCTCTCTGCTGTTTTTATTCCAGTAGCATTTTTAGGAGGTCTAAGTGGTGAGATGTATAGACAGTTTGCTGTTACTATCGTAATATCTCTAGCTATTTCAGGATTTGTTGCACTTACACTTACTCCCGCTCTGTGTGCTGTTTTACTTAAACCTACTCATAAAAAGCCTAACTTCTTTTTTAGAGGTTTCAATCGCTTTTTTGAATGGGCAACAAATGGGTACACAAAAGCAGTCCAGCTTACTATTCGCTATGCATTTTTAAGTCTTTTACTCTTTGGTGGACTTATATATATTACTTTTGATTTATTTACAGGTTTACGTACAGGACTTGTTCCAGCTGAAGATAAAGGAACAATATTTGTGTTTAGTTACAATCCTCCCGCTTCTTCTTTAAGTAGAACAGATGAACTTACAAAAGAGATTTATAATATCGTAGGAAGTGATACACAAAATGTTAAAAATGTCGTGCAGTTTGCAGGACGTGACTTTATGACTTCATCACTAAGAACGCATGCTGCGGCAACTATTGTAAAGTTAACTCATTGGGACCAACGAACGAGACCAGAACAACATGCAGTGAGAATAGCGGCAGATTTAAACAAAAAACTTTTTGCAACAAGTGATGGCTTCTCTTTTGGAGTTGTACCTCCTCCTATTCGAGGGATGGGAATCGTTGGTGGTTTTGAATTTTATGTACAAGATAGAACAGGCGGTGATATAAGCACATTGCAAAAGTATGCAAATGAAATCATCAAAAAGTCTAAAGAGCGCCAAGAGCTCAGTGGCGTTAGAACAACTCTAAACGCCAACATACCAAAGTATGAAGTGAGTGTAGATATAGAAAAAGCAAAGTCGAAGGGCGTCGCGATAAATGAGATTTATCAAACACTAAACGCTACTTTTGGTTCGTTTTACGTCAATGACTTTAATCTCTTTGGTAGAACATACACTGTGAGTATGCAAGCTAAAAATGAGTTTAGAAATGAGCCGAGTGATTTAGAAAAAATTTATGTGCGAGGAAAAGCAAATGAGATGTTTCCTCTAAGCTCTTTTGTAACGCTAACCCAAAAAGTAGGGGCAGACTTGATAGAGCGTTTTAACCTTTTTAATGCAGCGAAAATCTCAGGACAGCCTAGTCTCGGTTATAGCTCTGGGGATGCACTAAAAGCTATAGAAGAGGTTGCAAATGAAGTGCTTCCTACTGGTTATACCATTAGTTGGACGGGAAGTGCTTACCAAGAGAAGCAGATCTCAAGTGCAGGAAGCATGGCGTTTATATTTGGGATTGTCTTTTTGTACCTTATCTTAGCTGCACAGTATGAAAGATGGCTGATGCCGGTATCTGTTGTCATGGCTGTCCCCTTTGCAATATTTGGTGCTGTTGTCGCAACACACCTAAGAGGAACACAAAATGACATATATTTTCAGATAGGCTTGTTAGTTTTAGCTGGGCTTGCTGCTAAAAATGCAATTTTGATTGTGGAGTTCGCGATGCAAAGACAAGCACAAGGAGTAAAACTTATAGATGCGGCACTTGAAGCGGCGAAGATTCGTTTACGTCCTATTCTTATGACTTCATTAGCGTTTACTTTAGGGGTTGTTCCTCTGGTTATAAGTAGTGGAGCAGGGGCGGCAAGTCGTCACTCAATCGGTACGGGAGTTATGGGAGGGATGATAGCTGCAACTTTCTTGGCTATTGTCTTTATTCCACTTTTTTATATTCTTGTCTCTAAGCTCAAAGGTGAAAAGAAAGAGTAA
- a CDS encoding winged helix-turn-helix transcriptional regulator: MSKITCKGKEYNCAFEYTLELISGKWKGLVLWHLQDKTLRYGEIKKVLGNITQKMLTQTLRTLEEDQLITRKVYPVVPPKVEYTITDRGLKLIPIFEQLIEWGSDVATLEGAEFQ; encoded by the coding sequence GTGTCGAAAATTACTTGTAAAGGCAAAGAGTATAACTGCGCGTTTGAATATACTTTAGAGCTAATCAGTGGGAAATGGAAAGGTTTGGTTTTATGGCATTTGCAAGATAAAACACTTCGCTATGGAGAGATAAAAAAAGTACTTGGAAACATCACGCAAAAGATGTTAACCCAAACACTGAGAACTCTTGAAGAAGACCAACTTATAACCCGAAAAGTATACCCTGTGGTACCACCAAAAGTTGAATATACCATTACCGATAGAGGATTAAAGCTAATACCAATATTTGAGCAGTTGATAGAGTGGGGAAGTGATGTCGCTACTCTTGAAGGTGCAGAGTTTCAATAA
- a CDS encoding NAD(P)H-dependent oxidoreductase, producing MENKFLDAMTFRHACKEFDSTKKISDDDFNAILEIGRISPSSFGFEPWKFVIVQNEVLREKLKEFSWGAQGQLPTASHFMIILSRKKNSMMYDSEYIEHILKDVKQLPQDVVEMYGQFYEKFIKEDFKLLESERTLFDWATKQTYIPLANMMTGAAYMGIDSCPIEGFDAQKTEDFLRDELKIDTEEFGAAVMLAFGYRKDEPSREKARQEMDSITQWYN from the coding sequence ATGGAAAATAAATTTTTAGATGCAATGACATTTAGACATGCTTGTAAAGAGTTTGACTCTACGAAAAAAATTAGTGATGATGATTTTAATGCTATTTTGGAGATTGGAAGAATAAGTCCAAGTTCGTTTGGATTTGAACCTTGGAAATTTGTCATAGTTCAAAATGAAGTCTTAAGAGAGAAACTCAAAGAGTTTTCATGGGGAGCACAAGGGCAGTTGCCAACGGCGAGTCATTTTATGATTATTCTTTCAAGAAAGAAAAACAGTATGATGTATGATAGTGAATACATTGAACATATCTTAAAAGACGTAAAACAACTGCCTCAAGACGTTGTAGAAATGTATGGTCAATTTTATGAAAAGTTCATTAAAGAGGATTTTAAACTATTAGAGAGTGAGAGAACACTATTTGACTGGGCTACAAAGCAAACTTACATCCCACTTGCTAACATGATGACAGGTGCAGCTTATATGGGTATAGACTCTTGTCCTATTGAAGGATTTGATGCACAAAAAACAGAGGATTTTTTACGAGATGAACTGAAAATTGATACTGAAGAATTTGGTGCTGCAGTTATGCTTGCGTTTGGTTATAGAAAAGATGAACCAAGCAGAGAAAAAGCAAGACAAGAGATGGACTCTATCACTCAGTGGTATAATTAA
- a CDS encoding thioredoxin family protein: protein MLLDTPICDFGWKAPDFMLKDANDKSYSLHDNLGEKGLLIAFICNHCPYVQQVAKRLAEDTKQLMDEGVNVLAIMSNDYEYVEEDSPQNMKKFAKLHDFAFPYLVDENQSVGKEYGAVCTPDFFGFSAKGELQYRGRLDDAGMGDASSRTPELLNAMRLIAKTGNGPKEQYPSMGCSIKWRE from the coding sequence ATGTTACTAGATACGCCTATATGTGATTTTGGATGGAAAGCACCTGATTTCATGCTAAAAGACGCTAATGATAAAAGTTATTCTCTACATGATAATTTAGGTGAAAAAGGTTTACTAATCGCCTTTATCTGTAACCATTGTCCCTATGTTCAACAAGTTGCCAAACGATTAGCTGAGGATACGAAACAGCTTATGGATGAAGGTGTTAACGTTCTTGCAATCATGTCAAACGATTATGAGTATGTAGAAGAAGATTCTCCTCAAAACATGAAAAAGTTTGCAAAATTACATGATTTCGCTTTTCCTTATTTAGTAGATGAAAATCAGTCAGTTGGTAAAGAGTATGGTGCTGTATGTACTCCAGATTTTTTTGGTTTCAGCGCCAAAGGAGAGCTTCAGTATCGTGGAAGACTTGACGATGCAGGTATGGGTGACGCTTCATCTCGAACTCCAGAATTACTAAACGCCATGCGTCTTATTGCAAAAACGGGAAATGGCCCAAAAGAGCAATACCCTAGTATGGGCTGTTCTATCAAATGGAGAGAGTAA
- a CDS encoding LLM class flavin-dependent oxidoreductase: MSIDKLSPEGFSIGVELPLDNDWSSKGILKREESDRPAGVPDMQEHIRLIKLVDELGYRAAWLRDVPLYDPKFGDAAQVYEIFTYLGFLAAHTKNILLGSAAIVLPLREPWLVRKAYNTLQVLSENRFLLGVASGDRPVEYPLFEKDFESRGAAFRKSLEIITGKKDLSMLRANNLQLLPHAPAPKVLVAGLAQQSPAYIGEHCNGWLAYPRTPQEHDKQVKLWREVASDDKPYVSFIHLDFKIDEDDAPIKRHWFGISTGKNGLIEELNAMKAAGVNHIGLQFRKNEDDLEDSIRKIAQEVLILF, translated from the coding sequence ATGTCCATAGATAAATTATCCCCAGAGGGCTTTTCCATTGGAGTGGAGTTACCACTTGACAATGACTGGTCTTCTAAGGGAATACTCAAAAGAGAGGAAAGTGACAGGCCTGCAGGTGTGCCAGATATGCAAGAGCATATAAGACTTATAAAACTTGTCGATGAGTTGGGTTACCGGGCTGCATGGCTTAGGGATGTGCCTCTTTATGATCCAAAGTTTGGGGATGCCGCTCAGGTTTATGAAATCTTTACTTATTTAGGTTTTTTAGCCGCTCATACAAAAAATATTTTACTTGGGAGTGCGGCTATCGTACTTCCACTAAGGGAACCTTGGCTTGTCAGGAAAGCGTATAATACTTTGCAAGTTCTAAGCGAAAATAGATTTTTACTTGGAGTAGCAAGTGGAGATAGACCTGTTGAGTACCCTCTGTTTGAAAAAGATTTTGAGAGTAGAGGTGCAGCATTTAGAAAATCACTTGAGATTATCACGGGTAAAAAAGATTTATCTATGCTTCGAGCAAATAATCTACAACTCTTACCACATGCTCCAGCTCCTAAGGTTCTTGTTGCTGGACTTGCTCAACAAAGTCCAGCATATATCGGCGAGCATTGTAACGGCTGGCTTGCTTATCCAAGAACGCCACAAGAACATGATAAACAAGTCAAACTTTGGAGAGAAGTCGCAAGCGATGACAAACCATATGTAAGTTTTATTCATCTCGATTTTAAAATTGATGAAGATGATGCGCCTATTAAGAGGCATTGGTTTGGGATTAGCACTGGAAAAAATGGTTTGATTGAAGAGTTAAACGCCATGAAAGCAGCAGGTGTTAATCATATAGGATTACAGTTTAGAAAAAACGAAGATGATTTGGAAGATAGTATAAGAAAGATTGCCCAAGAGGTACTTATTTTATTTTAA
- a CDS encoding bifunctional diguanylate cyclase/phosphodiesterase, whose amino-acid sequence MIRFNNIWKVFWILSLGAVFLFILLLYLNYKNIENKYHLEIEHYADIISKSVQANFLQKETVLSVLGDKLMANDTYKNEKLSAKILNTLIQENPSIVDFNLADTKGNILLKTSSINLKNRFNILKNELTSVNFQEALKSKQMIVSRGYLSSELKQWVIPLRKAIRDSSGKTLAVATAIVLNSKNGGYFDYLRLSSAKALLIVKDYDSQHKIYVSYHSETSDNSSQSIYANPLPAEMLANIKNKLIRKNSKKFNTIEETEEVISIEHADAFGIDKIAGITYNKRYHLWISLEIEKENVWNEFTNIFFINLAIFIIGYSILIFLFRNINTSEERKNRELTHQAQHDILTSLPNRTYMYAEIEEWKKKHPHKYYVMYLDLDNFKNINDKFGHTIGDEILVEVSQRLKSFFTSEDMLVRQGGDEFIVFKEGIDEKELEQQVAELIVLISKIYHIDNKEFRIGMSVGIAQYPVDARSVEELLSLSDTAMYEAKKRKNSYCLFSEKMRYTNMINADIESELRGAIENDELWMVYQPQINSDETLYGVEALIRWENKKLGFVGPDKFIIIAEETGLIRELGNFIMLHSLREIKSIQEELGVYFELSINISVIQLMEDDFLSNLLKYIEQTGFEKGLLTLEITESLSIKNLDYVLPLLSEIRDSGIQISLDDFGTGYSSLSILRDLPITELKIDKSFVDKILYDESEKILVESIINIGKNFNMKIVAEGVESQDQIKVLKNANCDIFQGYYYSKPLTKHNLIEYLTKIGG is encoded by the coding sequence ATGATAAGATTTAATAATATTTGGAAAGTATTTTGGATACTAAGCCTGGGGGCAGTATTTTTATTTATTTTACTTCTGTACTTAAACTATAAAAATATTGAAAATAAATATCATCTAGAAATAGAACACTATGCTGATATTATCTCAAAATCAGTTCAAGCTAACTTTTTACAAAAAGAAACAGTTTTAAGTGTTCTTGGTGATAAGCTTATGGCTAATGACACCTACAAGAATGAAAAACTTAGTGCAAAAATATTAAACACTCTAATACAAGAAAATCCTTCCATAGTCGATTTTAATTTAGCAGATACTAAGGGTAATATCCTTCTTAAAACCTCAAGTATTAATCTTAAAAATCGATTTAATATATTAAAAAACGAACTTACATCGGTAAACTTTCAAGAGGCACTTAAGTCTAAACAAATGATTGTTTCAAGAGGCTACTTATCTTCAGAACTAAAACAATGGGTGATTCCTTTACGAAAGGCTATAAGGGATTCTTCTGGAAAGACTTTAGCAGTTGCAACAGCCATTGTATTAAATTCTAAAAACGGTGGTTATTTTGACTACTTAAGACTCTCTAGTGCTAAAGCACTTCTTATTGTAAAAGACTACGATTCTCAACATAAAATATATGTCTCGTATCATAGTGAAACAAGCGACAACTCAAGTCAAAGTATTTATGCTAATCCTCTTCCTGCTGAGATGCTAGCTAACATCAAAAATAAGTTAATCAGAAAAAATAGTAAAAAATTTAATACTATCGAAGAAACAGAAGAAGTTATTAGCATAGAACATGCCGATGCTTTTGGTATTGATAAGATTGCAGGTATAACATACAATAAAAGATATCATCTTTGGATATCTTTGGAGATTGAGAAAGAAAACGTATGGAATGAATTTACTAATATATTTTTTATAAACTTGGCTATATTTATCATTGGTTATAGTATCCTTATTTTTTTATTTAGAAATATAAATACATCTGAAGAAAGAAAAAACAGAGAACTTACTCATCAAGCACAACATGATATATTAACAAGTTTACCAAATCGAACTTATATGTATGCAGAAATAGAAGAATGGAAAAAGAAGCATCCCCATAAGTACTATGTAATGTATCTAGACTTGGATAACTTTAAAAACATTAATGATAAATTTGGACATACTATAGGAGATGAGATTTTAGTTGAAGTTTCTCAAAGGTTAAAATCGTTTTTTACTAGTGAAGATATGCTTGTTAGACAAGGTGGAGATGAGTTTATAGTTTTTAAAGAGGGCATTGATGAAAAGGAACTTGAACAACAAGTTGCAGAATTAATTGTTTTAATATCTAAAATATACCATATAGACAATAAAGAGTTTAGAATAGGAATGAGTGTAGGAATAGCACAGTATCCTGTAGATGCTAGAAGTGTTGAGGAGCTTTTAAGTCTTTCAGATACAGCTATGTATGAAGCCAAAAAACGTAAAAATTCATACTGTCTTTTTTCAGAAAAAATGAGATACACAAATATGATAAATGCTGATATTGAAAGTGAGTTACGTGGAGCTATAGAAAATGATGAACTCTGGATGGTTTACCAGCCCCAAATTAACTCAGATGAAACACTCTATGGGGTTGAAGCTTTAATCAGATGGGAAAACAAGAAGCTCGGGTTTGTAGGACCAGATAAGTTTATAATCATTGCTGAAGAAACTGGTCTTATACGTGAACTGGGTAATTTTATTATGTTGCACTCCTTGAGAGAAATTAAAAGTATTCAAGAAGAGTTAGGTGTTTATTTTGAACTATCTATAAATATTTCTGTTATTCAACTAATGGAAGATGACTTTTTATCAAATTTATTAAAATACATAGAGCAGACTGGTTTTGAGAAGGGCTTGTTGACACTAGAAATAACAGAAAGCTTATCTATCAAAAATCTAGATTATGTACTACCTCTTTTAAGTGAAATCCGTGATAGCGGTATACAGATATCTTTAGATGATTTTGGTACAGGTTACTCTTCATTAAGCATTTTAAGAGACTTGCCTATTACTGAGTTGAAGATAGATAAGAGTTTTGTAGATAAGATACTCTATGATGAAAGTGAAAAAATATTAGTTGAAAGTATAATAAATATTGGCAAAAACTTTAACATGAAAATAGTTGCTGAAGGTGTTGAGAGTCAAGATCAAATTAAAGTTTTAAAGAATGCAAACTGTGATATATTTCAAGGCTATTATTATTCTAAACCACTCACTAAGCATAATTTAATAGAATATTTAACAAAAATAGGTGGGTAG
- a CDS encoding IS256 family transposase, producing MKIEIDAEQFARDIKAGKSISGKDGALSSLIKQLTEAALSAEIDSHLTQDISKNRKNGYATKTMKSEHGEFELDVPRDRSGSFEPEIVKKNQRTMSGEIEDKILALYSHGNSYSQIAKLIEDIYGVGFSKGAISTVTDKIIPMLQEWKVRPLEEVYPFIFLDAIHYKVKEDGRYISKAFYTVLGVGIDGKKEILGLYLNESEGAKFWLQVLTDLSHRGVKDILIASVDGLKGFPEAINSVYPDTEVQLCIVHQIRNSLKYVGSANQKQFAKELKKVYQAFTKEEAEIELDKLEEKWGKKYPIVFTSWRNKWDNLSVYFKYPADIRKVIYTTNIIESVHRQFRTLTKTKGAFPNDNSLLKLLYMGIQNASKKWTMPVRNWSLTISQLSIHFEGRLDKALNL from the coding sequence ATGAAGATAGAAATAGATGCAGAGCAATTTGCTCGTGATATAAAGGCTGGTAAGAGTATCAGTGGTAAAGATGGAGCATTAAGCTCTTTAATAAAGCAACTTACAGAAGCTGCTCTCTCCGCAGAAATAGATTCCCATTTAACACAAGATATCTCAAAGAACCGTAAAAATGGCTATGCCACTAAAACTATGAAAAGTGAACATGGTGAATTTGAACTTGATGTTCCAAGAGACCGTAGTGGTAGTTTTGAGCCTGAGATTGTAAAGAAAAATCAACGAACTATGTCAGGTGAGATAGAAGATAAAATACTTGCTCTTTACTCTCATGGTAACAGCTACTCTCAAATAGCAAAGCTTATCGAAGATATTTACGGTGTAGGCTTTTCTAAGGGTGCAATCAGTACAGTAACAGATAAAATAATACCTATGCTTCAAGAGTGGAAAGTTCGTCCTCTTGAAGAAGTATATCCTTTTATATTTTTAGATGCGATTCACTATAAAGTAAAAGAGGATGGAAGATATATCTCAAAAGCATTTTATACCGTTCTCGGTGTCGGCATTGATGGGAAGAAAGAGATACTTGGTCTCTATCTCAATGAGAGTGAAGGTGCTAAGTTCTGGCTACAGGTACTTACTGATTTATCTCATCGTGGTGTTAAAGATATACTCATCGCTTCCGTTGATGGTTTAAAAGGCTTTCCTGAAGCCATAAACTCAGTCTATCCTGACACAGAAGTACAACTCTGTATTGTTCATCAAATCCGAAATTCACTTAAATATGTAGGTTCCGCTAATCAAAAGCAGTTCGCAAAAGAGTTGAAGAAAGTCTATCAAGCCTTTACGAAAGAAGAAGCTGAAATTGAACTCGATAAGCTTGAAGAAAAATGGGGTAAAAAATATCCAATCGTTTTTACTTCTTGGAGAAATAAATGGGATAATCTGTCTGTATATTTTAAATATCCAGCTGATATTAGAAAAGTAATCTATACCACCAATATCATTGAGTCTGTGCATCGACAGTTCAGAACACTGACTAAGACTAAAGGTGCTTTCCCTAATGATAATAGCTTATTAAAATTACTCTATATGGGCATCCAGAATGCCTCAAAAAAATGGACTATGCCAGTTAGAAACTGGAGCTTAACTATCTCTCAACTCTCAATTCACTTTGAGGGGAGATTAGATAAAGCTCTTAATTTATGA
- the trxA gene encoding thioredoxin, whose amino-acid sequence MAYIDLTTKNFNEVLDNNEIVIIDFWAEWCGPCQKFAPIFEESSEHHSDVVFAKIDTEDQSVIAQHYGVISVPTVMIMRDGIIVINHEGTLTEAAIYELITHVRCLDMDKVREDLDNNEE is encoded by the coding sequence ATGGCTTATATAGATTTAACAACTAAAAATTTTAATGAAGTTCTGGATAATAACGAAATCGTGATAATTGACTTTTGGGCAGAGTGGTGTGGACCTTGTCAAAAGTTTGCCCCGATATTTGAAGAGTCATCGGAGCATCACTCGGACGTAGTTTTTGCTAAAATTGACACAGAGGATCAGTCTGTTATCGCCCAACATTATGGGGTTATCTCAGTTCCTACTGTAATGATTATGAGAGATGGTATTATTGTTATTAATCATGAAGGAACTTTGACAGAGGCCGCGATTTATGAACTTATTACGCATGTCAGGTGCCTTGATATGGATAAGGTTCGCGAAGATTTAGATAACAATGAAGAGTGA